One window of Aspergillus oryzae RIB40 DNA, chromosome 3 genomic DNA carries:
- a CDS encoding THADA/TRM732 family protein (cell cycle-associated protein) → MDSQAGSSVPGDAGYQKMEAISQDIQLLPEATLKEISKGLLVKFVLSCEDIDKVNRVWQSLLKTFSTASTSNTHTVASCNALSAFLDTALTSKYEGTRKLAFANETWTAVFDIYMARYKDSNPKGMRQILECLVNLFNKNPQGTDKDVIRSNITETTIPSIILGEPRSRLKASFVSLETLLRKSAISPIEFISMVERWLLENRERWISLLQEDCKALSIDITRLLGSAPSSESKQIVAEILLFRLLTQAKTAELAASSGDLMAAFFLKVKSSGMSDPSTQEISQNLSSIWVAPVRHLALQKLGNLELMSNYTLQPLFKLDPVGFRAFLDGLHLKNLLAGDMSEAPLPELTLLFASLQMAKKVGLVHEDSKWRRCYELVGVNLTMLLDYIPKAGSSTNDAQNALVLKSEMIGQFLFHREHSIRIAALSLLITAPATTKPVSSATIRAILKGLPSMHSESADPYARGEILSLIRKLIPRLKGGILSEHESLAEANVSNSKRHPPKFARDDSETQKCLKEYLDLLKDDLRPTASYPRHIMALKTLIHLLESGLDARYAGHIAAKQVGNVTKWRLNMDIFEPSLLRLLVDLLLDPYEEVRATSLTLLNLFPQDVLLSGYLRSRSNGKHEKPQLVDALNRAEQLASNTSRADHADTVARLYHIFFTAADDSSSKVAGSWWETKQGVVDTLLKKLEEKLSLAGGLFNSSMRDAPLHGYVSALRYIVLTPDFHVLISNAQTGYEAWRAVHSRIVAVCDKIWIEVKPVLCIDSPEGHTDEPIDDLNVGPKDILSYSWRALRESSSSLLLYATLANRTYGPTGELGLTKSDFEMIGVASFTQLAELRHRGAFSTVSQTFATCCLRCGQSSDPEIASLPHNWYQEARKIIFETASKLTRRSAGLPALATGILSSNPGGQLFQEVIKELLEISHLPVQQDDDNQEMELPQVHALNCLKEIFTNTKVAAHTEPFIMPALNLSAEQLGSPVWNLRNSGLMLFRALLTRMCRRGTGLGFGGNSGSEPGGRISFQKYPGLIQLLSDLLSSSNARNNAEQGDHAMVTERVFPALELIAEKVPNVYDTDDAMLLELVREQLKSPVWGIREHAARVYASLLNRPDILKDIQTLLDTERDLKSQDYLHGKALSIKYALRRFGSASVSFWNEHIHEVSAALRQIFATLFPIAESPFVANTLLEILGESVEKSFESGMEEKMLMTICYTYDSYGFQDILEYLFDSSNPNHNSLSKTRASSMLRRSLPWVGVLQMFVTGELDELAPFVKTVSTFDPNAGVWLLQRIQDTIGAKDKYRKTLLQLYPSIILGDYPEDVKGSAISSLASILEDLLDFHHDNFKDVELPWEELDQHINSKPNGEVWNRDRSDAGIRLQGCLLAAKVISNQAQISETDIRRWATKLRFAMEEETEYTTRDAAVTSLTAFARALRSKGKAPLVDKVYLEIYLILHDMLSDDDEDLRDMAAGTASWVLSYSSVAPSKAVALSPLNAGQLLADFMVDNYPESQLLSTKAIHYITGQEPKLSGSVEPTKLATVEAQLAELRKESTTLFEEERQNLFIEEIREVDIWSRRLLGLREAAFNERIVKETSKWVSDGLSYVADIMANESGMDGLVGWASKPETFTLGVRLISLAAVLVSEEFAAPGYLFEDRNSLREKLQRLLDNGEKSLLHENWVARIQDALGIEG, encoded by the exons ATGGATTCTCAAGCAGGGTCTAGCGTCCCGGGTGACGCCGGGTATCAAAAAATGGAGGCGATATCGCAAGATATACAACTCCTTCCGGAAGCGACCCTCAAAGAAATTAGCAAAGGGTTGTTGGTAAAATTTGTTCTGTCATGTGAAGATATCGA CAAAGTGAACCGAGTATGGCAGAGCCTATTGAAGACGTTTTCGACGGCTTCAACATCTAACACCCATACTGTGGCTTCATGCAATGCGTTAAGCGCATTTCTTGACACCGCGCTTACTTCAAAATATGAAGGAACCAGAAAATTGGCTTTTGCCAATGAGACTTGGACTGCTGTATTTGACATCTACATGGCTCGCTATAAAGATTCAAATCCAAAGGGGATGAGGCAAATCCTAGAGTGCCTGGTCAACCTCTTTAACAAAAACCCTCAAGGAACCGACAAAGATGTTATCCGATCCAATATTACTGAGACAACCATCCCTAGCATTATCCTGGGCGAGCCTCGTTCACGACTCAAGGCgtcttttgtctctttggAGACTCTACTACGGAAGAGCGCAATCTCTCCCATTGAGTTTATCTCAATGGTAGAGAGATGGCTTCTGGAGAATCGGGAAAGATGGATCTCGCTCCTTCAGGAGGATTGCAAAGCTCTGTCCATAGATATCACTCGCCTCCTGGGAAGTGCCCCAAGCTCCGAGTCGAAACAAATTGTGGCAGAGatccttcttttcagatTATTAACCCAAGCAAAAACAGCAGAGCTTGCTGCATCATCAGGGGATTTAATGGCTGCATTCTTCCTAAAAGTGAAAAGTTCTGGCATGTCTGACCCGTCAACCCAAGAGATTTCTCAGAACTTATCGTCGATTTGGGTGGCCCCAGTTAGGCACCTCGCGCTGCAGAAATTGGGAAATCTAGAGCTGATGTCTAATTACACCCTCCAGCCTTTGTTTAAATTGGACCCTGTTGGCTTTAGAGCGTTTTTGGACGGGCTACACCTGAAAAACTTGCTCGCAGGGGATATGAGTGAAGCACCTTTACCCGAGCTGACGCTTCTTTTTGCATCGTTGCAGATGGCAAAGAAGGTTGGCTTAGTTCACGAGGATAGTAAGTGGAGAAGGTGTTATGAGCTTGTTGGTGTTAATCTTACCATGCTTCTAGACTATATTCCCAAAGCGGGGTCTTCAACCAATGACGCCCAAAATGCGCTCGTTCTCAAGAGTGAAATGATAGGACAGTTTTTATTCCACAGAGAGCATAGTATTAGGATAGCAGCCCTTTCACTTCTGATTACGGCACCTGCGACAACAAAGCCCGTTTCCTCAGCCACAATAAGAGCTATATTGAAAGGCCTGCCGTCTATGCACTCTGAATCTGCAGACCCATATGCCAGAGGAGAGATTCTGAGTCTGATACGCAAACTGATCCCTCGCCTCAAAGGTGGTATCCTGAGTGAGCATGAAAGCTTGGCGGAGGCAAACGTCTCAAATAGCAAAAGGCATCCGCCAAAGTTTGCCCGTGATGATTCTGAAACACAAAAGTGCTTGAAAGAATATCTGGATTTACTGAAAGATGACCTGCGGCCCACAGCCTCTTACCCACGTCATATCATGGCGTTGAAAACGTTGATCCATCTACTTGAGTCCGGCCTCGACGCCCGCTACGCTGGTCATATTGCTGCCAAACAGGTAGGAAATGTAACAAAGTGGCGACTCAACATGGATATATTTGAGCCGAGCTTGCTCAGATTGCTGGTCGACCTTTTACTGGACCCATATGAGGAAGTGCGGGCCACATCCCTTACCTTGCTCAACTTATTTCCTCAAGACGTCTTGTTAAGTGGTTACTTGAGATCTAGAAGCAACGGAAAACATGAAAAGCCGCAGCTCGTGGACGCCTTGAATAGAGCGGAGCAATTAGCAAGTAACACTAGTAGAGCTGACCACGCCGATACTGTCGCTCGCTTGTATCACATCTTCTTTACAGCAGCAGACGACAGTAGCTCGAAGGTGGCGGGTAGCTGGTGGGAAACAAAACAAGGAGTTGTCGATACTCTCCTGAAgaaactggaagagaaactTTCTCTTGCAGGTGGTCTCTTTAACTCTTCTATGCGCGATGCGCCCCTACACGGTTACGTCTCTGCTCTCAG ATATATTGTTCTGACTCCTGACTTTCATGTCTTGATCTCGAACGCACAGACAGGTTACGAGGCCTGGCGAGCTGTACATTCGAGGATAGTGGCTGTTTGTGACAAGATTTGGATTGAAGTGAAACCTGTGCTTTGCATTGATTCCCCGGAAGGCCACACCGATGAGCCCATTGACGATCTAAACGTTGGCCCCAAGGATATCCTTTCTTATTCTTGGCGTGCACTACGGGAGTCGAG TTCTAGTCTTCTGCTTTACGCAACACTCGCCAATAGGACGTACGGCCCGACAGGAGAATTAGGTTTGACGAAGAGTGACTTTGAGATGATAGGAGTGGCAAGTTTCACACAGCTGGCCGAGCTTCGCCATAGGGGTGCTTTCTCGACGGTGTCTCAAACATTTGCCACCTGTTGTTTGCGTTGTGGGCAGTCGAGTGATCCTGAGATTGCAAGCCTACCTCATAACTGGTATCAG GAAGCTAGAAAGATTATTTTCGAGACAGCGTCCAAGCTAACGCGTCGTTCCGCTGGGCTTCCTGCACTGGCCACTGGGATTCTTTCATCTAATCCAGGAGGGCAGCTCTTCCAAGAGGTCATCAAAGAGCTTCTCGAGATATCTCATCTCCCAGTACAACAAGATGACGATAACCAGGAGATGGAGTTACCTCAAGTCCATGCTCTGAACTGCCTAAAAGAGATTTTCACCAATACCAAGGTTGCCGCTCATACAGAGCCGTTTATTATGCCCGCTTTGAATCTGTCAGCTGAGCAGCTGGGGTCGCCAGT TTGGAACCTGAGAAATTCTGGATTGATGCTCTTCCGAGCTTTACTAACGCGTATGTGTCGCAGGGGTACTGGCCTAGGGTTCGGCGGTAACTCCGGATCTGAACCCGGTGGTAGAATTTCTTTCCAGAAATATCCGGGTCTTATTCAGCTACTATCCGACCTTCTGTCGTCATCTAATGCGAGAAATAACGCGGAACAGGGTGACCATGCGATGGTCACTGAGCGAGTCTTCCCAGCTTTGGAACTCATTGCGGAGAAAGTCCCGAATGTTTATGATACAGACGACGCGATGCTGCTAGAGCTAGTCCGGGAACAGCTCAAGAGTCCAGTGTGGGGCATCAGAGAACACGCAGCTCGTGTTTATGCATCCTTGTTGAATCGCCCTGACATcctgaaagatatccaaaCGCTGCTTGATACTGAACGAGATTTGAAGTCACAGGACTATCTTCATGGAAAGGCACTGTCCATCAAATATGCTCTGCGCAGGTTCGGATCTGCGTCGGTCTCGTTCTGGAATG AGCATATCCACGAAGTATCTGCAGCCTTACGACAGATCTTTGCCACACTGTTCCCAATCGCCGAATCTCCGTTCGTTGCGAACACTTTGCTGGAGATTCTGGGCGAATcggtggagaagagcttTGAGTCAGGCATGGAAG AAAAAATGTTGATGACTATCTGCTACACATACGACTCGTATGGATTCCAAGACATCCTGGAGTATCTTTTTGATTCTTCCAATCCCAACCACAATTCATTGAGCAAAACTCGCGCTTCTTCTATGCTTCGGAGATCTCTTCCGTGGGTTGGAGTATTGCAGATGTTTGTGACCGGTGAATTGGATGAGCTGGCACCATTCGTCAAGACCGTTTCGACGTTCGATCCCAATGCTGGTGTATGGTTGCTTCAGCGGATACAGGATACAATCGGAGCAAAGGACAAATACCGAAAGACGTTGCTGCAACTGTACCCCTCTATCATCCTGGGCGACTACCCCGAAGATGTGAAGGGCTCCGCTATCTCATCCCTGGCATCTATCTTGGAAGACCTACTTGACTTCCACCATGATAACTTCAAGGACGTCGAGCTACCATGGGAGGAATTAGACCAACATATCAATTCCAAGCCGAACGGCGAGGTATGGAATAGAGACCGATCCGACGCCGGGATACGTCTGCAAGGATGTCTTCTGGCAGCCAAGGTCATTTCCAACCAAGCTCAGATCTCTGAGACGGACATTCGCAGATGGGCAACGAAGCTCCGATTcgccatggaagaagagaca GAATATACCACTCGAGATGCCGCAGTGACCTCGCTGACAGCGTTTGCACGTGCACTGCGgagcaaaggcaaagcccCGCTTGTCGACAAGGTGTACTTGGAGATCTACCTTATCTTACATGACATGCtgagcgatgatgacgaagatctgCGTGATATGGCCGCCGGAACTGCCTCCTGGGTCCTGTCATATTCCTCCGTGGCTCCCTCCAAGGCCGTTGCCTTGTCTCCCTTGAACGCTGGCCAGCTCCTTGCTGACTTCATGGTCGATAACTACCCCGAGTCTCAACTCTTGTCCACTAAAGCAATCCACTATATCACCGGACAGGAACCGAAACTCAGCGGCTCTGTCGAACCCACAAAGCTTGCCACGGTAGAAGCACAGCTAGCCGAACTGAGAAAGGAGAGCACAACCTTgttcgaagaagagcgacaAAACCTCTTCATCGAGGAAATCCGCGAAGTCGATATCTGGTCCCGCAGACTGCTCGGCCTGAGAGAAGCTGCCTTTAACGAGCGTATAGTCAAGGAGACCTCGAAATGGGTTTCCGACGGCCTATCTTATGTTGCTGATATTATGGCCAACGAGTCCGGAATGGACGGACTGGTCGGCTGGGCCTCGAAGCCAGAAACATTCACCCTGGGCGTGAGACTGATCAGCCTCGCGGCTGTGCTGGTGTCAGAGGAGTTTGCAGCTCCTGGGTATCTATTTGAAGACAGAAATTCTCTCAGGGAGAAGCTGCAGAGACTACTTGACAATGGGGAAAAGTCATTGCTGCATGAGAACTGGGTTGCGAGAATTCAGGATGCATTGGGTATTGAGGGTTAG
- a CDS encoding uncharacterized protein (predicted protein) encodes MNNNIIIAIIVLILLGITGLVYLYSIRWRSQAKAQLFVARAKARKRRISESQAQLQPQATTPIQVTVVRGPSRAPSRRPSPRPSASQRPPPPPPTRAASTTSRQGQRGRGRQNERQDNRRGSGSGPSRNQSRVSKNKSKKQKGQQQTGQIVNGGNAVGSGGGDQPAQQECSNQGLAEQDNAQYTGPQDEPSQPGPIDDEWRASSEAVAGSSGGPTSPNDDWPNTGDNEGPQEATQSEWKANDAMEQRDNGGQQEASQGTWHPNDAMEQRPGQQEMDLGNQSW; translated from the exons AtgaacaacaacatcataaTAGCCATAATAGTGCTAATCCTCCTCGGCATAACGGGCCTCGTATATCTCTACTCGATCCGCTGGCGATCCCAAGCAAAAGCCCAACTTTTCGTTGCGCGGGCGAAAGCTCGGAAGAGACGGATTTCGGAATCTCAAGCCCAGCTCCAGCCTCAAGCTACCACCCCGATTCAAGTCACTGTTGTGCGTGGTCCGTCTCGTGCTCCTTCACGGCGCCCTTCGCCGCGACCTTCTGCGTCTCAGCgtccacctccaccgccaCCTACACGAGCGGCTTCGACGACGTCGAGACAGGGGCAGAGGGGGAGGGGTAGACAGAATGAACGACAGGATAATCGGCGGGGGTCTGGTTCGGGGCCATCGAGGAATCAGTCCCGGGTGTCGAAGAATAAGAGTAAGAAACAGAAGGGGCAACAACAGACTGGGCAGATTGTGAACGGTGGTAATGCGGTGGGTTCTGGAGGTGGAGATCAGCCGGCACAGCAAGAGTGCTCTAATCAAG GTCTGGCTGAGCAGGATAATGCGCAATACACGGGGCCGCAGGATGAACCATCGCAGCCTGGACCAATTGATGACGAGTGGAGAGCTAGTAGTGAGGCTGTGGCGGGGAGTTCTGGAGGACCTACGTCTCCTAATGATGATTGGCCTAACACGGGGGATAATGAAGGACCACAGGAGGCGACGCAGAGTGAATGGAAAGCTAATGATGCGATGGAGCAGAGGGATAATGGAGGACAACAGGAGGCGTCGCAGGGTACATGGCACCCTAACGATGCGATGGAACAGAGGCCTGGGCAGCAGGAAATGGATCTAGGGAATCAAAGCTGGTGA
- a CDS encoding class I SAM-dependent methyltransferase (SAM-dependent methyltransferases) translates to MSTQLEAASIARVSLHDPAHFSIQHSQTSHRLALLQHWNIPTGSNVLELGCGQGDCTTVLANAVGELGRVVAVDPAELDYGAPYTLGQAQGHISQGPLGKRITWVQQSPLDYLSSLSSPSSTSSLPASDPKAFDATVLAHCLWYFGSPSLVLSTFRVLKQHSKRLLLAEWSLVATHPSSQPHVLAALTQAALECRKPKGSISNVRTVLGPKQLTELALAAGWHLESETRVPGSEGLLDGQWEVSACLSPSFGWEVEEQVSGERERAVVLALRDACEASLEGIPGGREGVRAMDVWVANFV, encoded by the exons ATGTCCACTCAACTCGAAGCCGCCTCTATCGCCCGTGTCTCCCTACACGATCCCGCCCACTTCAGCATCCAGCACTCCCAGACCTCTCACCGCCTGGCTCTCCTGCAGCACTGGAACATTCCCACTGGCTCCAATGTGCTGGAACTAGGATGCGGGCAGGGGGACTGCACGACTGTCCTTGCCAATGCTGTGGGCGAGCTGGGGAGGGTGGTGGCGGTCGATCCGGCAGAATTGGATTATG GTGCCCCGTATACTCTCGGCCAAGCACAGGGTCACATCTCGCAAGGCCCACTGGGTAAGCGGATTACTTGGGTCCAACAGTCCCCCCTGGActacctctcctccctctcctccccctcttccacctcctcGCTGCCCGCCAGCGACCCTAAGGCCTTTGACGCAACAGTACTCGCCCACTGCCTATGGTACTTCGGCTCCCCCTCGCTCGTCCTTTCCACCTTCCGTGTCCTCAAGCAGCACAGCAAGCGTCTTCTCCTTGCTGAGTGGTCGTTAGTAGCGACGCACCCCTCCTCCCAGCCTCACGTATTAGCTGCGCTCACCCAGGCAGCGCTGGAGTGCCGTAAACCCAAGGGCAGCATCTCGAACGTCCGCACGGTGCTAGGGCCAAAGCAGTTGACAGAGCTGGCCCTAGCTGCCGGATGGCATCTGGAGAGTGAAACCCGCGTGCCAGGTAGTGAGGGTTTGTTGGATGGACAATGGGAGGTCTCTGCTTgtctttccccctccttcgGATGGGAAGTAGAGGAGCAGGTGAGTGGTGAGAGGGAACGGGCGGTGGTTCTCGCGTTACGGGATGCGTGTGAGGCAAGCTTGGAAGGTATCCCAGGGGGTCGGGAAGGAGTTAGGGCCATGGATGTTTGGGTTGCTAATTTCGTCTAA
- a CDS encoding uncharacterized protein (predicted protein), translated as MRSRLSSECVLSLPFEEVFNLQNGVSAEASILSYHITPTLVAATFQKAIEAILDMQLYPPCGEGTPKDRSLSPHADSTWKQHIDTIMKGLVSLDATIGGALASGLAIQNLMQIHGDIISDCWSCDFET; from the coding sequence AGTGTGTGCTCTCGCTGCCTTTTGAGGAGGTCTTCAACCTCCAGAACGGCGTTAGTGCTGAGGCCTCAATACTCTCTTACCATATCACCCCTACACTGGTAGCGGCTACCTTCCAAAAGGCTATTGAGGCTATACTTGATATGCAGTTATATCCGCCTTGTGGCGAGGGCACACCGAAAGACAGATCCCTAAGTCCCCATGCTGACTCCACCTGGAAACAACATATCGACACCATCATGAAGGGCCTGGTTTCGCTTGATGCTACGATTGGTGGAGCACTGGCATCAGGTCTGGCAATCCAAAATCTAATGCAAATTCATGGGGACATTATATCAGATTGCTGGTCTTGCGACTTTGAGACTTAA